GTTGCAGCGGGCAGGCTGTCCTGGGATCAGACCTTCTGTCTCACGTTGGAGCGGGTGAGTCCATATAGGATGCTACTTAGTCACACTCTTcacattttgttaaaaaaaaaaaaaaaaacatgatacgaaatcaaaattttaacattatctcacttgtgattttttttttccaaagattTCCGTCACATcagtggtggaaaaaaaaagtttttttacaTCTTAAAAACCTATCACTTGAAAATAGATGTGTGGACTTTTTATTCACACTATGTATGTACAAATACTTATTATTGCTTATTTATTAACATTTGAACTTGGGGTGACGGCACAGTGTCGCGAGTTGGAGGTTGAGGTGTTTTGGCGGGATGGCGGAAAGATGTGCGCCCTGGGCTTCCTGCGCCTGGACCAGCTCTTGGAGCAGCAGAACCAGAGGCAGGAAGACCAAGACAACGGCCAGGCCGCTCCACTTGAGTGGCGTCTAGAACCCACAGGCCTCCTCCATGCTCAGGTAAAGTCAATCTACAACCAGGAACTTTTGGAAGATCCAGTTTACATTCCCACTATTTAGTATTGAGTCCAGAGTGACCTGACTTAATTCACCACTATAATGTTGCAAGTCATCAAAAGTTCAAAACGCAATGTGAATGACACTGTATAATATGAACACGACACGAACGTacaaatttaaaatataatacTTCATACTCACCAGAAATGCTGATTATTAATTGCATTCACGTATATAAATTGCTACACGTGTTTTGGTAGTTGCTCAAGTACGCACTTTGCTTGTTGCTAATAGCAGTTGCAGATTTCTGTaaaacagaacaaaacaaaaaaacaattacacaTCCATGCGATTCACATTTTATCCTATGATAGTCTGCTAGCTTTATGCTAACGCACAATGTAAAACGTCATTGACTGGGTAATGAAACTAGCATTGATGTTGTGGTATTAAAATCCTTTCGGCATCAggtatttgaataaaaaaaaactgcaagctACATGTGACATTATGAAAGctataataatataatgtatATTGGCTGTTTGTGATTACTTGTGCTCAAAGTTTAACTTTGTGGACACGGTGGTGGAGCGACAACACAAACTACGACGCCAGCAATGCATCTTCACTAAAGAGAgaggtaaacacacacacaaacacacacatgcacacacaagctCTCACGTATAGTCATCTGTTTGTGTGTAAAGGTAAGAACTTTCTGCGTGCGGCTCagctgaatgtgaacttttccaCGTGGGCTCACCTGATGCTGAGCGTGCTTCCCGGTTACGCCTCCTTCACCACTGACTCCGCCCCCCAGCCGTGCAAGTCACAGTCGCCGAGGCCGCCGAGGCCGCCGAGGCCACAGTCCCAACCGCCAAGGTGGTCCTGCCTGGCCTCCCCTCAACGTGTGATATCACATCTAAAGTCAacgatgatttttttctttcaccgcTCTTGTTTAGTGGCATGCCAACGAGCGTTAGTCTTTCCGGCCACCACGAGGCGACGCGAGATGACGACGATGCCTCACATGGTGATGAAACCTCGGAAACAATTCAGCAACAGACGGTGAGCAActtttcaatgtgtgtgtgtgtgtccgcggAGATCACAGTGACTGAAATAAACGTTTAACATTGTtatttcattgattgattggcaGTCGTCCTTCAGCAGGAGAGAAGAAAGCCAAGGAGACTCCGCCTCCGCTCTCAAGTACTCGTAACAAACAACATGCATAACAACACACACTAATGTATTTCACGTAGAAACACCCACAAACGCACATGGGTAGAAATACAAGAACGCACAAACGGAAATATAAGAAGCGACACATGAAAACAGGCGCACAAGAACCAACTTGAAGCAGACATGGAAAAGACGAGACAAAAACATTGACGCACAAACATAAATACAGAAgcgtacacacacatgcacgacaACACACAAGAAAAGCACAGAAATCTAAATGGGATTATACACAACAACCAACTTGACACACAAATCGCAACACAATGTTGTAACCCTCTTCTGCTTGTTCAGTTTCAGGCTGCGCACGTCGGATCTGCGCTACATTTCCGTGCTGGGCAGAGGTCACTTTGGCAAGGTAGCACGagctcaatgtttgtttttgtgtttgaaaaccATCTCCATGTGCGCCGGTTTGTACTGTAACTAGTCGTAACTGTTGTTACAGTGGTCATTGTTGCTGTTGTGTGCCTAACAGTAACTAAAATTGTTGCCGTACCTTTGGAGTTGTCGTACCTCATGTTGTTTTAGAAGATGTACTCGAAGCTGGGTCAACCGGTGACTGCGTTGCCTTCAGGTGCTGCTGGCCGAGATGAAGTCCACGGGCCGCCTGTACGCCGTCAAGGCCTTGAAAAAGAGCGACGTGGTCAGACGTGACGAGGTGGACAGGTGGGTGGGTGGTCCGAGGCGTTCACGCGGTCACGCTTCACCACACCGTCTTTTACGTGGCCGCCCGTGCAGCCTGATGAGCGAGAAGCGGATCCTGGAGCTGATCAGGACGCTGCGTCACCCTTTCCTGGTGCAGCTGCACGCctgctttcagaccagagagcaCGTCTGCTTCCTCGTGGACTTCCTGCCCGGGGGAGACCTCATGATGCATATACACAACCGAGCCTTCACGCCACAGCAGACCCGGTACAGTGCGTGTACTTTTCACTTCACTTTGACTCAACCCTTGTTTCCCTCGAGTATCTACATCGTATACTTTCTATGGCTTGCAATACTTTTTAGTGTAGCTTGATTTGATTCGACTGTGCTGTCGTCATGCAGATTCTACTCGGCCTGCGTCTTGCTGGCGTTGGAGTTCCTCCACGTCAACCGCATCATCTATCGGTAAGCCCGAGGCGAGCATTCTTGGATGCCACCCGTCTAACTGTGTGCGTCATGTGAACGCAGAGACCTAAAACTGGACAACCTGCTGATGGATGCCGACGGCTTTGTCAAAATGACCGACTTTGGACTTTGTAAAGAAGGTGGCAAGAGCGTCGATTCTTTCTCACACTCCTTTCTGtttgttattaatattatttttctgtttttcagGGATCGGTCACGGGGATCGCACGTCCACCTTCTGCGGAACGCCAGAGTTCCTGGCACCCGAAGTACTGACCGACGACGATTACACGCGGGCCATCGACTGGTGGGGGATGGGCGTGCTCATCTACGAGATGCTGGTGGGCGAGGTCAGTTTTGGGGGTCCAAACGATTAGAAATTGTCCTGTTAGTACGCTGCTCATACAGTTATTAATATACAAAATATTTCATTGTAACTGTACtcactgtatttttatttttggtcatGGTGTCTCTCTGCAAGTCGCCGTTTCTgggtgaggatgaggaggaagtgTTCGACAGCATCGTCAACGGCGATGTGACGTATCCACCCTCGCTTCCGCCAGACGCTGTGGCAATAATTCAGAAGGTAAACACGATTAAAGCGTGTCCAATCTTTACGTGATGTCAGTGATTGTCTGTTGTAGCTGTTGAAAAGGAACCCGCTGAAGAGGCTGGGCAGCGGAGAGAGAGACGCTAACGAGTTAAAAGGGGAGACATTCTTTGaggtatttaaaaataaataaatcacacacCAAGCTAACATAGCAAGTTGTTGTTAGCTGTCTAGTGTTAAACTTACGTTTGATGATTTTGACTGCATGGTGACCTCCAGGACGTGGACTGGGATGCCCTCCTCGCCAAGCAAGTGTCGCCGCCCTTCCTGCCATCCCTGAAGACGTCGGCGGACGTCAGCAACTTCGACAGCGACTTCACACGTCTTCAGCCCGTCTTATCTCCGCCCTCCACACCCGGCAGCCTCTCGGCCCAGCAGCAAGAGGCCTTTGCCGACTTTGACTTCTGCGCCTTGCATGGTTGACCCTTATTTGCAGGCGACCAAGCGATCCCCCGAGCCACTTCCCGTCACCGCTTGACTGTGATGAGTGCCGTCCACTGCCGTGACCACACAGGATGACTCACGTGACTCCTGCATGGTACCTAGTTAGCTTTGTTTCAAAATAGCAATTAAAAAAAGCCATAGAAATGCTAATAGAGCCATACTTGTACTTCAAGGCTGCAAACTAGAAAGTCATTTAATCATCAGAGTACACAGCTGACATGCTCAAATTTCAAATATGTCAAATGTCGACATTCCTCGTGATGATCTCagtatgccaaaaaaaaaagggtaacaCGGGAAGGAACCTAGTTGACTGTTATAAACTGCTATTAATGCTACATGtgtgaaaaaacaaatgactGTAAACGACAACACGACCTCATTTGTCTTGTCCTCaataaatacatacacacacttactgCTTGGTCTCTGACTGGCGTGTCTTGTTCATCTACTTCTGGGGCAGCACGGCTCAGCCGTGGAGCTGTCACCTCCCCAACCACGGCCATTGTGACCAGGCCGAAGTGTCTTTGAGTGAGTCACTGAACCCCCAGTTGTTCCCAATGGCATATCATCAGTAGGTTTACAAGGAAGCAGTGTGAAGCACTTTGAGTACCAAAGGCACAAAAGCGTTTCACAAGTGATCAATCCTGCTGCTCCTGTGTACTTCCTGTTTGGTTCATCTACTTCCTCCTGGGTTCCGCTACTTCCTGTTTGCTCGATACAGTTCCTGTCGAATTGAACTGCTGATTTCAGTTTTATAAGAATGTGTGTTGGGTTTGAAAATAAGGTTCACCTAACAAGAGGAACCAACTCGGACTTCACTGAACTACTGAGCTGGGCGATTCAGGTAGGCCAGAACCTGCATTGTGCTTTCGAATAAAAGTAACAGGGAAACCGTTAGCGTGAGAATCTCTAGTCGTTAAAGTCTTGAGCATCCCGGAGTCCCGGACTTGAGTGCGCTCAAACGGGATTCTGGGGTTTCCTGTGGTAGACCTGCTCCCAGGCCACGGCTCCGCACACGCAGAAGAAGTCCCACAAGTTGCAGAGGACGCCGCGGTCGAAGGGGCTGTCGTCATCGCCGCACTCCCTCAGGTATGCGATGCGGTGGCGGGACATAAACTCCCAAGTGGTGCAGTTGATGGCCACCAGGTAGATGTGGCAGCCCAGCAGCACCGACACCACCGCCGAGAACACGCCCACTACGCACAGCGCTGCCAATAGGAAGCCGTTGGAGCGGAACCACGACTCCCAAGTGGGACTGGGAGAAATGCCCGAGCTGGAACACCCCACAACAGGCACGCATCACTGGCTGACATGCATTTGTGCAATATAGGACTGCAGttactaataggttaatctctcgattgttttttttcatgaatgtgcgtgtgtgagtgacgTACATAGCGACCTGTAGCGCCCAGAGCAGGGTCAGCAACTGCACCATCAGGTAGAGCACGAACCAGCGGTGATTGCGCTCACCCACGCAATTCTCGATCCACGGGCAGTGGTGGTCGAAGCGACGGACGCAGCGAGAGCACGTTGGACAGTGCTTGGCTCTCATTGGCTGCTGCtcgcaaaacaaacacaaatacagGAAGTGAAACTTTATTTCGAACTaaacttttaatatttttatttgatttttattgGCAATGTTTCTCACCTGTAGCATGCAAAAGCCACAACGCCGCAGACGGCAAGTGGAAGACTGAGGCATCATGGACTCGGTTTCCAGATCTGCAGGCTGCAAATGACACATGCAAATTAAATACACTTTTTATTCACACATGAATAACATCATTAGTGCACCATGAAGTCACCTTGACAATGTCGGTGAGGACAAAGCCAGGGTCCATGAGAGACACGACAAAGTACAACAGCAccgacaacaccaccagcaggaAGAACAGCACAGGAACCGTCAGCTCGCCGCGCTCCTCGCATTGGCGCAAATCTCAACACAAGAAAAAGTACAGCACAATTTGACGCAATAGTTCATACATTTGTCATTAATTATCAATCTATTTCATATGGACCCCAAGAGATGACATGTTGGCGAGGGGGCGTAATTAATTTGTGGCCACTAGGTTGGTATTATGGGCACCAGAATACAAAATAACGTTGATATAATTCCTTGGTCGAAAGAGCAAATCGAGCGCACCTGTTATAGAGCCGGTGTCAGAAATAAGGTTGTTTCTTGCGAGGGTGCGCTCCATTTGTTTACCAATACGTACAAACGCACAGAGGGAAAGCTCAAGTTTAAGTATTTCAACCCAATTCGCGCGCATTTAAAACCACTTACCGGTGTTGTGCACAAACAGAATCAGCGTTATGAGCCAGGTCAACACGGTGTGTGTTGCCCGTACCAGGAAACCGGTCCGGAACATGTTTTGAACCATGTTACAAGCTAAAAGTAATGAACAAATTTGTATGGGTTCTCATTCGTTAGCCACTTAGCTAGCAAGCCAGTTAGCTAACGACAACCCTCGCTTAAAACACCATAAATACAACTGCTAACCTAACGATAGCTTGTTTGAAACCTGCATTTTTAGCTGGTTCGTTATATAGAAGCTACGTGGAATGAGTAAAAGCGTTAACACACGTTAAACGCGACATAATTTAGGTGAACGTCATGGTGAAGCGTCTCCAAGCTTTAGCTTTCGTGTTCTAGTACGGATACTCGCGCAGGACAAACGTTCCGGatgattttcttcttcttctttcttgtttttattcttcGGCAGTTTACCTCCTGATATATGGGGCATGACTGCCACCTACTGGGTCGAAGGTTATGACGAAAAAATCCactactgaattaaaaaaaagtttaaacagCCTTGCATAACAGTCTAATATTTTTagtatattttatttgtattgagtAATTCTGTCATCTACCACCAGAGGGAGCTTGCGTACCACACTTGGAAAATCACCAAACCACTATTGCTAGAAGGAAAATTTCAGACATGGAGAAGAATAACATTGAAATGATGACGATGTTTTGGATACAGCAATATTGCAGGGGACTACACTTTTAGGAACATTCACTTTTCATGTCCGTAAGCGTACAGTCAAATCGACCCCGTGAGCGCAACTTTCACCGAGCTTTTTTCTCTtgtgtgtgttctcatgtgTTTAACCATATTGGACTTGTGGGTGAATGttttaccacaaactgagcaacaaaaaggtttttctcctgtgtgtgttctcatgtgTGATGCCAGATGTGGCTTTTGAGAGAATGCTTTACCGCAAATGGAGCAATTGAATGGTTTTTCTCCTGTATGCGTCCTCATGTGTGATGTCAGACTATGTTTTTGAATGAAGGACTGGTCACACACTGAGCAACGAAAGGGTTTTTCTCCTGTGTGTATTCTCATGTGTGACGCCACGCAGGACTTATGAGAGAACGTCTTTGTGCACAACGTGCAACGAAAGGGTTTTTCTCCGGTGTGCGTTCTTGTGTGTAATACCAAACTACGTTTTTGAATGAATGTTTGACCGCAAAGTGGGCAACTGTAAGGTTTTTCCCCTGTGTGTATTTTCACATGTGACACCATATGTGACTTCTGAGAGAATGTTTTATCACAGAACGAACAACAAAAGggtttttctcccgtgtgtGTTTTCATGTGTGGTACCAGTTGGCGCTTTTGAGAGAATGCTTTCCCACAAATTAGACAGCGAAagggtttttcacctgtgtgcgtTCTCATGTGCGCAACCATACTACGCTTCAGAGTAAATCGTTTCTCACAAAGTGAGCAAGAAAAAGGTTTTTCCCCTGTGTGCATTTTCATGTGCGTTGCCATGTGTGACGTTTGAGAGAATGTTTTATCGCACAATGAGCAACAAAAGGGTTTCTCTCCTGTGTGCGTTCTCATGTGTTTTGACATGTTGGACTTATTGGAGAATGTTTTGCCACAAACAGGGCAACAGAAAGGTTTTTCTCCTGTGTGTGTCCGCATGTGTGATACCAGATTTGGCTTTTGACTGAATGTTTTAGCACAAACGGAACAGGTGAAGGGGTGTTCCCCCGTGTGCGCGGACATGTGTTGCCCCAGTTGACGCTTTTGAGAAAACGTTTCACCACAAACTGAACAACTaaaaggtttttctcctgtGTGTATCCTCGTGTGCGATAACATGGTTCGCTTCAGTATGAATCGTTTACCACAAATGGAGCAACCAAAAGGCTTTTCTCCTGTGTGAATTTTCATATGTGTGACCATGTGTGACGTTTGGGAGAATTTCTTACCGCACACTGAGCAACTGTAGGGTTTTTCTCCTGTGTGCGTTCTGATGTGTTTTACCATGTTGGACTGATTGGAGAACGTTTTACTGCAAATAGAGCAACAGAAAGGTTTTTGTCCGGTGAGGATTCTCATATGTTGTGTCACTTGTGTCTTAAAAGAGAATGTTTTCACACACAAAGGGCAACAGAGATGTTTTTCTTTCATGTGCGATGGTGTGTGGCTACCCAGGGTTGATGTGAAGGGTTTACCACATTCTGAGCAGGTCAAAGGTTTTCCAAGTGTTTGCAAAGCTGCTTGATGGTTGGACTGTTTCTCGTCACCTTCAAAGTTTGCGTCACTCTCCATGTCGTCGCTGTCCGACAGCGGAGCTAAGAGTTTGTATGGCGACGGCCCTCCACAGGAATCTCCCTTTCGACGAGGATGATGACACTTCGCCTCCTTTTGTGGTTCGTCTTTGACGCAGATGACGGTCGACGGCAACTTGCTGACATCATACGTCTTGTCTTCGTCTTTAATATGCAGTGGTGGCGACTCCTCCGGTTTGTCTTCAACATGAGTTTGCTGTTCCTCAGTTTCTTCCTCTTGAAAGGTGAGCGGCAGTGGATCTTCATCCTCCTTAATGCAAAGGGGCCGAGGATCCTCCTGCTGGAAACTGGAGCGAGGGGCCACTTCTTCACGATGGACATTCAGCTGCTGGACGTCTGCAGGGCACAAGCAAGTGCAATGAGATTAACACAAACTGCCCAAAAAAGATGCACTGAAGTGGTGGAGTTTTGTTCTCCACGGTAAAACTTTTTGTGATATAAGCTAGAGTCCCCCTTCATGCTATTGTGGTCATTAAGAATCTTACTGTGTCCAGTacaccccccaccccagcaCTATCTACGCGACTGATCAATTTCGCAACATGATGCCAGTAAAAGGCGAAATTAGACAACGTAACTATCACCAAATACAACACATTAATTTAGCATCTTTTGGCTATCAACTTTATCTATGCAAAGTAAAACTATTTGGAGACCGTCTTTAAAACGTCGGCCGCAGTTTGAGTCAGGGTAAAACTATCCTTCCCTAATTGagttgcttttattttattgatattAATACGTTCACTGAGAATACTTTTAATCTATTCTTTAATATCCAAAATATCAAATGTATTATTCAGACCTTGGTTGTAGGACGCGATGTGACTCTTGCCAGCAACTTccagttgtttttgttgtcgCTCGTTCTCCTCGCACGAAGCCATTTCTTTGTTGAACAGTCACAACGTTTTTATTAAAAttagttattattaaaactttttcATGTTATTTTACCCTCGTTTGATTTGACCGAGTCGCCGTCTCACAACTTGTGGAATCTTGAAGCCTTGCCAACTTCcgcctttttcttcttcgttggtGTATGCCCGGCAGCAGTTAACGATGTAAAATATGTGACCGCCACCTTGAGGTGGTATTGAAGACGCCTCACCACGAACGACCAGCACGATAAAGGACTTGCAAAGCGGCAAGTtattctttaaaataaaataaaaaataataaataaatccttacttttcatttatttcaaaagcatttttatttGAGTTTGTTCTCAATTTTATTTGGAGTTGTGTTAATTTTCGTTAAAGAAAATAACCTTGCTTTGGATATTAGAAAAGTGCGTCAGACGTTCATTCTTCTTTGCTTGTGTGGCTTCACTTGGAATCAAAAACCACAAAGTGATCAACTAACAGTTTTTAACTCCCGCGTGGGTCTTCATGTGCAATTTCATATTTGACTTATCAGCGAATGTTTTATCGCACAAGGAGCAGCGGAATGGTTTTTCCCCCGTGTGTGTTGTCATGTGTAATTCCATGGTTTGCTTGAGAGTGAATCTTTTTCCACAAATTGAGCAAGGGAAGGGTTTTTCTCCTGTGTGTATTCTCATGTGTGGTACCAGGTTTCGCTTCAGAGTGAAGAGTTTCCCGCACACGGAGCAACAGAAGGGTTTTTCTCCTGTGTGCGTTTTCATGTGCGTTTCCAAATAGTCTTTTCGAGAATAAGTTTTTGCGCACGTTGAGCAGCTAAAAGGTTTCCCTGCCATGTGTATTCTTATGTGTGGCGCTAGGTTTTTTTTCAGGGTGAATGTTTGACCACAAATTGAGCAACAAAAGGGTTTTTCCCTCGTGTGCACTCTCATGTGGGAATCCACATGTTCTTTAAGGGCAAATGCTTTCCCGCAAGTTGAGCAACTAAATGGTTTttctcctgtgtgtgttctcatgtgTCGAATCATATTTGCCTTTTGGATGAATGTTTTAGCGCAAACCAAGCAACTGAAAGGGTTCTCCCCTGTGTGTATTCTCGTGTGTGACTCCATTTGGTCTTTTGTAGTGAACGTTTTACTGCAAAATGAGCAACTGAAAGGTTTTactccagtgtgtgttctcatgTGTCTGTACAAATGTTGCTGAGCAACacttttgccacaaactgagcagggaaGACgttttttgctggtttgtgaccTTTCCTTGTTGCTAAGATTTGTCTTCTTTCCGGAGCATTTCAACCGCTTGCCTTGGTGGTCTGCGTCGCAAGTCAAAGGTTCTTCCAAGTCGTCGCTGTCCGACAGAGGCGCTAAAAGGTCATCCGGTGACGGCCCTCCACGTCCATCTCCACTTGTGGTCTGATGATTAAGCTTCGACAACTCATGTTGGTCCACAGAGACGCAGCTCGGTGACAACTTGCTGATGTAAAcggcgtcctcctcctccttcacgcAGGCGGGCATTGGATCTGTCATTTCCTCTTTCACATGAAAGGACTGTTGATTCTCTTGTTCATCTTTGACGTGAAGGGGCCACggatcctcttcttcctctttaatATGAAAAAGCTGTGGATCCTCCTGCTCTAAAGCGGAACTTCCTAACCCTTGCGACTGAGGGGCAAGGTCTTCCTGACAAACAATCAGCTGCTGGATATCTGCAAGACACAAACATGTCAGCTGCGTAAATACGGCCACTGCCATAACATCCCACTCGGTCATTGTGTGACATAGTCAACTTTGAGACAGAAGGACTCAACCGAAATGGATCTTTTTTTGAGGCCGATTCTGATATTTGGTAGAATCAAATTCCAATAACTGACAAAAGAAGACCGGTGTGCGTGTTGACAGACCTTGCATGTCCAACACGATGCCATTCTCGTCATCAGCTTCCAACTGTTTTCGTTGTAGCGCCATTGTTCTGATAAACAATCGAAACATGTTATTCGACTCGCGTGCAAATAAGTTCATTGTGGTATCTTCATTTAGTTTTACGTTCAATTTCACCTGGTCTCTGTCGCGCTGTCTCAAAGGCTGTGCAGAAAACATTGAAGGCATTCCAACCTCTTCCGCACTTTCTTCTTCTGTGGTGGTTTACGACAGTGACTACCAGCGGTAGTAAAGAAGGTGCATGGTTGCCATCTTGCGTTGGCATTGAAGGTGGCTCAAAATGAGAGACCAGAAAAAGAGCTTCACCGAGGCCGCAAATAAAATCTTTATTGCAAAGAATGTGAATCCAAAAGGGATGACGAAATGTCACCTCCAGGAAATTGGTGACTATTAAAAAAGACGCCCAGTACACAATCGATCTACAATCTATATTTATTTCCCAATCACTGCATCATTTTATATTGTTGGAATCAAAACATTCTCTTGTCTGTTGTGTGTCAGCATATGTGCAGTCAAACTGTACTTGTAACAAAATTGTTTACTGCAAATTGAGCAGGCGAAAGGTTTCTCTCCGGTGTGCGTCCTCGAGTGTCTGTTCAAATCTGACTTATTGGCAAAGCTCTTGTCGCAATCGGAGCAACCGAAGGGTTTTCCTCCCGTGTGCGTCCTCATGTGTTTCTTCAGGTAGGTTTTGATGGAAAAGCTTTTATCGCAAACAGAGCaagtaaaatgtttttgtccCGTGTGCGCTAATGTGTGTGCAAGCAGCGAGGCCCTTACTGCAAATGTGTCTCCACAAATTGAGCAACTGAACGGTTTGACTCCCGCGTGGGATCTCGTGTGTCTGTTTAAATCAGACTTATTAGTAAAGCTTTTCTCACAAACGGAGCAACTGAAGggtttttctcccgtgtgtGTTCTCATGTGTTTGTTCAAGTAGGTCTTGATGGAAAAGCTTTTATCACAAACGGAGCATGTGAAaggtttttctcccgtgtgtGTTCTCAAGTGTTCGACCATGTTGATCTGCTGCGTGAACGCTTTAGCGCAAACTGTGCACCTGAACGGCTTTTCTCCTCTGTGTGTTGTCCGCATGTGCCGAGTCATATCTGACTTTTTAATGAACCTTTGTCCGCAAACGGAGCAACAAAAAGGTCTTTCTCTCATGTGTTTCTGCACGTGTGCATTCAAAATACTCTCATGTAAAAACGTTTCGCCGCAGACTGTGCCGGCAAAATCTTCCTGACGCCTGCAATGTCTCCTGCGTGTTGGACTACTTGTCTTGTTCAGGGTTGTCTCTTTTTCAGAGCTGTTAGAGTGTTGGTTGTCCCCGTTGCTCTTCAAATGCTCTTGGCTGGTGACGCTGTGTGACTGCGGAGCTACGAGCGTGCCAGGTGGTGCTCCTCCACACTGCTCTCCACTTGGACAGAGCTGCGAGTGGTCTCCGTCGTCTTCAATCTTCACAACGATGACAGTCAGCGGCAGCTCGTTCACATcaagctcctcctcttcctctttgacGTGAGCAGTCTGAACTTCCTCTTGTTCCTCCGTGACAAGGGATGACCGAGAACGCTCCAAGCTTTCCCTTTGAGTCTGTGGAGGAAGCTGTTCATGTTGAGCTATCAGCTGCTGCACGTCTGTAAGACACAAACAGCACGATTCAAGGTGAGTTCAACACACAAAGATCATCTGGATAACTTTGAGGCCCGATTCCTCCCTTCCGACCAGAGTCAGCAAAGACTCAACTGTCTGAAGGCTCTTGACTGATTGTTAAGGGACAAGCTAGGTAAATGACAGTTATTTATTTCCGCCATGTTTTAACCTAAATTTCAAAGCTACACCACGTTAGCGTTGAAACCCAGGCTCCACCAAAATCTGCAAATCTGGGTCTGCCTTTATTTACCATGTCATTTTGTGCTCTTTTGAGGGAGTCCAGTCAATGTATCTAAACCCCAAATGATGATCCTTGTAAGATCTGTACGTCACTTAAAACGTTCccctgaacatcaacatcataaCAAAGAATTCTAGGATTCACACTGGGAACTGTTTGGTCTTCATTTTTTGGAAGTAACACCACATAACAATACCGTATCTGGACGGTAGGCCGCAATCGGACGACTGAACACGTGAACATAAAACATGGAACGTACCATCACCTTGCATGTGCATGACAACCGGAGCCGGGAAAATGGCGTCCTGCGGTCGCTCGAGCTTATTTGTCCCTCGACAAAGTGTCTTCTCGGACGAcgtcatttttcttttaaattttcAGTCTGTCCTTCAATCGTTTCGGTATTCTCTTCAACACAACTTTAACCTCACGGTCAATGTCTGCACCTTGCCTTGTGTTCTGCGGATAGATTTCCGCCTTTTTCGACAATGATGCTGGTTTTACGGCAGCCAAGCATCCATTGCGATGACGTTGTACGGCTACCATCTTGGGACAAAATTCC
This portion of the Syngnathus scovelli strain Florida chromosome 3, RoL_Ssco_1.2, whole genome shotgun sequence genome encodes:
- the LOC125994101 gene encoding zinc finger protein 569, with the translated sequence MTSSEKTLCRGTNKLERPQDAIFPAPVVMHMQGDDVQQLIAQHEQLPPQTQRESLERSRSSLVTEEQEEVQTAHVKEEEEELDVNELPLTVIVVKIEDDGDHSQLCPSGEQCGGAPPGTLVAPQSHSVTSQEHLKSNGDNQHSNSSEKETTLNKTSSPTRRRHCRRQEDFAGTVCGETFLHESILNAHVQKHMRERPFCCSVCGQRFIKKSDMTRHMRTTHRGEKPFRCTVCAKAFTQQINMVEHLRTHTGEKPFTCSVCDKSFSIKTYLNKHMRTHTGEKPFSCSVCEKSFTNKSDLNRHTRSHAGVKPFSCSICGDTFAVRASLLAHTLAHTGQKHFTCSVCDKSFSIKTYLKKHMRTHTGGKPFGCSDCDKSFANKSDLNRHSRTHTGEKPFACSICSKQFCYKYSLTAHMLTHNRQENVLIPTILFNKEMASCEENERQQKQLEVAGKSHIASYNQDVQQLNVHREEVAPRSSFQQEDPRPLCIKEDEDPLPLTFQEEETEEQQTHVEDKPEESPPLHIKDEDKTYDVSKLPSTVICVKDEPQKEAKCHHPRRKGDSCGGPSPYKLLAPLSDSDDMESDANFEGDEKQSNHQAALQTLGKPLTCSECGKPFTSTLGSHTPSHMKEKHLCCPLCVKTFSFKTQVTQHMRILTGQKPFCCSICSKTFSNQSNMVKHIRTHTGEKPYSCSVCGKKFSQTSHMVTHMKIHTGEKPFGCSICGKRFILKRTMLSHTRIHTGEKPFSCSVCGETFSQKRQLGQHMSAHTGEHPFTCSVCAKTFSQKPNLVSHMRTHTGEKPFCCPVCGKTFSNKSNMSKHMRTHTGEKPFCCSLCDKTFSQTSHMATHMKMHTGEKPFSCSLCEKRFTLKRSMVAHMRTHTGEKPFRCLICGKAFSQKRQLVPHMKTHTGEKPFCCSFCDKTFSQKSHMVSHVKIHTGEKPYSCPLCGQTFIQKRSLVLHTRTHTGEKPFRCTLCTKTFSHKSCVASHMRIHTGEKPFRCSVCDQSFIQKHSLTSHMRTHTGEKPFNCSICGKAFSQKPHLASHMRTHTGEKPFCCSVCGKTFTHKSNMVKHMRTHTREKSSVKVALTGSI
- the LOC125994100 gene encoding zinc finger protein OZF, coding for MALQRKQLEADDENGIVLDMQDIQQLIVCQEDLAPQSQGLGSSALEQEDPQLFHIKEEEEDPWPLHVKDEQENQQSFHVKEEMTDPMPACVKEEEDAVYISKLSPSCVSVDQHELSKLNHQTTSGDGRGGPSPDDLLAPLSDSDDLEEPLTCDADHQGKRLKCSGKKTNLSNKERSQTSKKRLPCSVCGKSVAQQHLYRHMRTHTGVKPFSCSFCSKTFTTKDQMESHTRIHTGENPFSCLVCAKTFIQKANMIRHMRTHTGEKPFSCSTCGKAFALKEHVDSHMRVHTREKPFCCSICGQTFTLKKNLAPHIRIHMAGKPFSCSTCAKTYSRKDYLETHMKTHTGEKPFCCSVCGKLFTLKRNLVPHMRIHTGEKPFPCSICGKRFTLKQTMELHMTTHTGEKPFRCSLCDKTFADKSNMKLHMKTHAGVKNC